From the Gallaecimonas kandeliae genome, one window contains:
- a CDS encoding dihydrolipoamide acetyltransferase family protein: MKTIKMPSFGSDMAKGTVAQWLVKEGDQIERGDVIATIDTMKGLIDMEVFDDGILHKLLVPEGTQLAVGEPIAELRLTGEAAEAEAQAETKRPAETPEARPRISPAARHRAEELGIDWQKLGPGSGPEGALVLEDIEAAPRQGAPGAEPGQQMRQAIAAVVSRSKREIPHYYLEQDIPLEKAQLWLAAYNQDKGPEQRILANALIYCALARAVAEYPQFNGFFRDGAFEPAAKVHLGNIISLRQGGLLVAAIHDAPSLGPAEMMARLKDQVQRAREGGLKGSEMQDATLSVSNLGDRGADRFQGIIFPPQVALLGLGRLRQVPWASEGKLVVMPVVTLSLAADHRVSDGHDGSRLLAHIDKLLQQPELL, from the coding sequence ATGAAGACCATCAAGATGCCGTCCTTCGGCTCAGACATGGCCAAGGGCACTGTGGCCCAGTGGCTGGTCAAGGAAGGAGATCAGATCGAGCGCGGCGACGTCATCGCCACCATAGACACCATGAAGGGCCTCATCGACATGGAGGTGTTCGACGACGGCATCCTCCACAAACTGCTGGTGCCGGAAGGAACCCAACTGGCCGTGGGGGAGCCCATCGCCGAGCTGCGGCTGACAGGGGAGGCGGCCGAGGCCGAAGCGCAGGCCGAAACGAAAAGGCCGGCCGAAACCCCGGAAGCCAGGCCCAGGATCTCCCCGGCGGCCAGGCACAGGGCCGAGGAACTGGGCATCGACTGGCAGAAGCTTGGGCCCGGCAGCGGCCCAGAAGGGGCCCTGGTGCTGGAGGACATAGAGGCGGCGCCACGACAAGGGGCGCCAGGGGCAGAGCCTGGCCAGCAGATGCGCCAGGCCATCGCCGCCGTGGTCAGCCGTTCCAAGCGCGAGATCCCCCACTACTACCTGGAGCAGGACATCCCCCTGGAAAAGGCCCAGCTGTGGCTGGCGGCCTACAACCAGGACAAGGGCCCAGAGCAGCGCATCCTGGCCAACGCCCTCATCTACTGCGCCCTGGCCAGGGCCGTCGCCGAGTACCCCCAGTTCAACGGCTTCTTCAGGGACGGCGCCTTCGAGCCGGCCGCCAAGGTGCACCTTGGCAACATCATCAGCCTGCGCCAGGGCGGCCTCTTGGTGGCCGCCATCCACGACGCCCCCAGCCTGGGCCCGGCCGAGATGATGGCCCGGCTCAAGGATCAGGTGCAAAGGGCCAGGGAAGGGGGCCTCAAGGGCTCGGAGATGCAGGACGCCACCTTGAGCGTCTCCAACCTGGGGGACAGGGGCGCCGACCGCTTCCAGGGCATCATATTCCCGCCCCAGGTGGCGCTGCTGGGCCTGGGCCGGCTGCGCCAGGTGCCCTGGGCGTCGGAAGGCAAGCTGGTGGTGATGCCGGTGGTGACCTTGAGCCTGGCCGCCGACCACAGGGTCAGCGACGGCCATGACGGCAGCCGGCTGCTGGCCCACATCGACAAACTGCTGCAACAACCGGAGCTATTGTGA
- a CDS encoding alpha-ketoacid dehydrogenase subunit beta: protein MNGDSISYREAVREAIREAIRNDDRVFLMGEDVGHYGGCYAVTKGLLQEFGEARVRDTPLSESGFVGAGIGAALGGMRPIVEVMTVNFSLLASDQIVNNAATLRHMSGNQVGVPLVIRMATGAGKQLAAQHSHSLENWYAHVPGLKVLAPATLADARYLLAQALADPDPVLIFEHVLLYNETGPLPKAEDCPDMHKALVRRPGSQLSLVTYGGSLPKAMQAAEILAGRGLDVEVIDLRCLRPLDTQTIFTSVKKTKRLLVVDEGWRTGSLAGEICAQVAEHCFWSLDAPPQRLCSQEVPIPYPKHLELAATPQVEQIVAAAAAMLEAR, encoded by the coding sequence ATGAACGGCGACAGCATCAGCTACCGCGAGGCGGTGCGGGAGGCCATCCGCGAGGCTATCCGCAATGACGACAGGGTCTTCCTGATGGGGGAGGACGTGGGCCATTACGGCGGCTGCTACGCCGTCACCAAGGGCCTGTTGCAGGAATTCGGCGAGGCCAGGGTCAGGGACACCCCCCTGTCCGAGTCCGGCTTCGTGGGGGCCGGCATAGGGGCGGCCCTGGGCGGCATGAGGCCCATAGTGGAGGTGATGACGGTCAACTTCAGCCTGTTGGCCTCTGACCAGATCGTCAACAACGCCGCGACCCTGCGCCACATGTCAGGCAACCAGGTGGGGGTGCCGCTGGTGATCCGCATGGCCACAGGCGCCGGCAAGCAGCTGGCGGCCCAGCATTCCCACAGCCTGGAGAATTGGTACGCCCATGTGCCCGGCCTCAAGGTGCTGGCCCCCGCCACCCTGGCCGACGCCCGCTACCTGCTGGCCCAGGCCCTGGCCGACCCGGACCCCGTGCTGATCTTCGAGCATGTGCTGCTCTACAACGAGACGGGGCCCCTGCCCAAGGCCGAAGACTGCCCCGACATGCACAAGGCCCTGGTGCGAAGGCCGGGCAGCCAGCTGAGCCTGGTCACCTACGGCGGCTCCCTGCCCAAGGCAATGCAGGCGGCCGAGATCCTGGCCGGCCGCGGCCTGGACGTGGAGGTCATCGACCTTCGCTGCCTGAGGCCCTTGGACACCCAGACCATCTTCACCTCGGTGAAGAAGACCAAGCGGTTGCTGGTGGTGGACGAGGGTTGGCGCACCGGCAGCCTGGCCGGGGAGATCTGCGCCCAGGTGGCCGAGCACTGCTTCTGGTCCCTGGACGCGCCGCCCCAGCGGCTCTGCAGCCAGGAAGTGCCCATTCCCTATCCCAAGCACCTGGAGCTGGCGGCGACTCCCCAGGTAGAGCAGATAGTGGCGGCGGCCGCCGCCATGCTGGAGGCCAGATGA
- the pdhA gene encoding pyruvate dehydrogenase (acetyl-transferring) E1 component subunit alpha: MKAKAEELDHQLTLLREMLRIRRFEERCAELYMAEKIRGFLHLYIGEEGVAVGMMQALAPDDAVVATYREHGHALARGLDIKAVMAEMFGKASGCSRGRGGSMHIFDGPRRFFGGNAIVAGALPMAVGLALADKLKGLSRVTCCFFGEGAAAEGEFHESLNLAQLWQLPLLLVCENNGYAMGTALAISESEQRISHKAEGYGMVAREVDGMDVLAVEAAARECVDAIKQGKGPRFLECHTYRFRGHSMFDTQLYRSQDEVAAWQEKGPIVRLRRKLEAAGALDEAKWQQLEDELRQELNEAVAFAEQAALEPVEKLTWGVYQEGAS; the protein is encoded by the coding sequence ATGAAAGCCAAGGCTGAGGAGCTGGATCACCAACTGACGCTGCTCAGGGAGATGCTGCGCATCCGCCGTTTCGAGGAGCGCTGCGCCGAGCTCTACATGGCGGAGAAGATCCGCGGCTTCCTGCACCTCTACATCGGTGAGGAAGGGGTGGCGGTGGGGATGATGCAGGCCCTGGCGCCGGACGATGCCGTGGTGGCCACCTACCGCGAGCACGGCCATGCCCTGGCCAGGGGCCTGGACATCAAGGCGGTGATGGCCGAGATGTTCGGCAAGGCCAGCGGCTGCAGCAGGGGGCGGGGAGGCTCCATGCACATCTTCGACGGCCCCAGGCGCTTTTTCGGCGGCAACGCCATAGTGGCCGGCGCCCTGCCCATGGCCGTGGGCCTGGCCCTGGCCGACAAGCTCAAGGGGCTGAGCAGGGTCACCTGCTGCTTCTTCGGCGAAGGGGCGGCGGCGGAAGGGGAGTTCCACGAGAGCCTCAACCTGGCCCAGCTCTGGCAGCTGCCGCTGCTGCTGGTGTGCGAGAACAACGGCTACGCCATGGGCACGGCCCTGGCCATCTCCGAATCCGAGCAGCGGATCAGCCACAAGGCCGAGGGCTACGGCATGGTAGCCCGGGAGGTGGACGGCATGGACGTGCTGGCGGTGGAGGCGGCGGCCCGGGAATGCGTGGACGCCATCAAGCAGGGCAAGGGGCCGCGCTTCCTTGAATGCCACACCTACCGTTTCCGCGGCCACTCCATGTTCGACACCCAGCTCTACCGCAGCCAGGACGAGGTGGCGGCCTGGCAGGAGAAGGGCCCCATAGTGCGGCTGCGGCGCAAGCTGGAGGCGGCGGGCGCCTTGGACGAGGCCAAGTGGCAGCAACTCGAGGACGAACTGCGCCAGGAACTCAACGAGGCGGTGGCCTTTGCCGAGCAGGCCGCCCTGGAGCCCGTTGAAAAGCTGACCTGGGGTGTCTACCAGGAGGGGGCGTCATGA